The proteins below are encoded in one region of Fibrella aestuarina BUZ 2:
- a CDS encoding tetratricopeptide repeat protein → MWGWLLLPALAHAQARTPVMVKVPRSATKPAGSATKTPPVAESAVAHLAQPVATPKQEATIVREVDARILPLFGERSKSAQQIEDEIRFLNECDQNFTSREEASQFFAARGWEYVSEAQLDTAAYRFNLANLLNDKNGDAFWGLGVVCYQRNQLSDAINMLKRGAALADTNAVLLTDLATVELEYYQAKHDTTSLTEARDHLQKAIFLNPSHATAFARLSQISYHRAEYRNAWAYLHKAYKLDLASIDLGYIQELLAKEPDPIGLFK, encoded by the coding sequence ATGTGGGGTTGGCTGCTGTTACCTGCGCTAGCCCACGCACAGGCACGTACCCCGGTGATGGTGAAAGTGCCCCGCTCGGCAACAAAACCAGCTGGCTCGGCGACGAAAACGCCGCCGGTTGCCGAGTCGGCGGTGGCTCATCTGGCACAACCCGTTGCTACGCCTAAGCAGGAAGCCACCATCGTCCGTGAGGTCGACGCCCGAATTTTGCCCCTGTTTGGCGAACGCTCGAAGTCGGCTCAGCAAATTGAGGACGAGATCCGATTCCTGAACGAATGCGATCAGAACTTCACCTCGCGCGAAGAGGCGAGTCAGTTTTTTGCAGCGCGGGGCTGGGAGTATGTCAGCGAAGCACAACTGGATACGGCCGCTTACCGGTTCAATCTGGCCAATCTGCTTAACGACAAAAATGGCGATGCGTTCTGGGGCTTAGGCGTAGTTTGTTACCAGCGTAATCAGCTTTCCGATGCCATCAACATGCTGAAACGCGGCGCGGCTCTGGCCGATACCAACGCCGTGCTGCTAACCGATCTGGCTACCGTCGAACTGGAATACTACCAGGCCAAGCACGACACAACCAGCCTCACAGAGGCACGTGATCATCTTCAGAAAGCCATTTTCCTGAACCCATCGCACGCCACAGCCTTTGCCCGCCTGTCGCAGATCAGTTACCATCGGGCCGAGTATCGCAATGCCTGGGCGTATCTGCACAAAGCCTACAAGCTCGATCTCGCCTCGATCGATCTGGGCTACATTCAGGAGTTACTGGCTAAAGAGCCAGATCCAATCGGGTTATTCAAGTAA
- a CDS encoding DEAD/DEAH box helicase produces MEITSFEDFALNRQLLNAVADAGYTEPTPIQQKAIPVVLGNHDVLGIAQTGTGKTAAYVLPLLMRIKFAQGTAPRALILAPTRELVMQINEAIGQLAVHTDIRHVAIYGGLGPKTQIERLQAGVDIIVATPGRFNDLYRLGEIVTKDLKVMVLDEADKMMDMGFMPQIRAILEVIPRKRQNLLFSATFPDKVERLSSEFLEAPVRIEVTPQASTAQMVEQVIYDVPNFRTKINLLNYLILQESFQRVIVFTRTKTNAENVYKFLARKVIEAGNVRVIHANKGQNTRINSMEAFKEGNVRVLVATDVAARGIDVAEVSHVINFDVPLIYEDYVHRIGRTGRANHTGEAITFVTMAEEYHVAKIEKIIRMTIPRRPIPNEVEQTETPFDEKQDMLREIDEQRRKEDPTFQGAFHEKKNPLAARATKRPVVGRGGATRAKSGSTSGAGSGLKKRSTSGGPKSASRSASANRGGKKPRSGRR; encoded by the coding sequence ATGGAAATCACTTCATTTGAGGACTTTGCGCTGAATCGGCAGCTGCTCAACGCGGTCGCCGACGCGGGGTATACCGAACCCACGCCCATTCAGCAAAAGGCCATTCCGGTTGTATTGGGAAACCACGACGTGCTGGGGATTGCCCAGACCGGTACCGGCAAAACAGCCGCCTACGTGCTACCGCTGCTGATGCGCATCAAATTCGCGCAGGGAACGGCACCGCGTGCGCTGATCCTAGCCCCTACCCGCGAACTGGTGATGCAGATTAACGAGGCCATCGGGCAGTTGGCCGTGCATACCGACATCCGGCACGTAGCAATTTACGGCGGCTTAGGCCCCAAAACCCAGATCGAGCGCCTGCAAGCCGGTGTAGATATCATCGTAGCCACGCCAGGGCGGTTCAACGACCTCTACCGGCTGGGCGAGATCGTGACTAAAGACCTGAAAGTAATGGTGCTCGACGAAGCCGATAAGATGATGGACATGGGCTTCATGCCACAGATTCGAGCCATTCTGGAGGTCATTCCGCGCAAACGGCAGAACCTGCTCTTCTCGGCCACCTTCCCCGATAAGGTTGAGCGCCTTTCGTCGGAGTTTCTGGAGGCACCGGTCCGCATCGAAGTTACCCCGCAGGCCTCCACGGCCCAGATGGTGGAGCAGGTCATCTACGACGTACCCAACTTCCGAACGAAAATAAACCTGCTCAACTACCTCATTTTGCAGGAATCGTTTCAGCGCGTGATCGTGTTTACCCGCACCAAAACCAACGCCGAAAACGTCTACAAGTTTCTGGCCCGGAAAGTGATAGAAGCTGGTAACGTGCGCGTTATCCACGCCAACAAGGGCCAGAACACGCGCATCAATTCGATGGAAGCGTTCAAAGAAGGGAATGTGCGGGTGCTGGTAGCCACCGACGTAGCGGCGCGCGGTATTGACGTGGCCGAGGTCTCGCACGTGATCAACTTCGACGTACCGCTGATCTACGAAGACTACGTGCACCGCATCGGGCGCACGGGCCGGGCCAACCATACTGGGGAGGCCATTACCTTCGTGACAATGGCCGAGGAATACCACGTGGCCAAAATCGAGAAGATCATTCGGATGACCATTCCGCGGCGGCCCATTCCAAATGAGGTCGAGCAAACCGAAACGCCTTTCGACGAAAAGCAGGATATGCTCCGCGAAATCGACGAGCAACGGCGCAAAGAGGACCCCACGTTTCAGGGAGCTTTTCACGAAAAAAAGAACCCATTGGCGGCGCGGGCCACCAAACGCCCAGTGGTTGGTCGCGGGGGGGCTACCAGAGCCAAATCAGGCTCGACGAGTGGGGCTGGCAGCGGATTAAAAAAACGATCAACGAGCGGCGGGCCCAAATCAGCAAGTCGCTCAGCCTCAGCCAATCGGGGCGGCAAAAAACCCCGATCGGGCCGACGATAA
- a CDS encoding geranylgeranylglycerol-phosphate geranylgeranyltransferase → MTRPIPFSEFVKGFLRLVRVQNLLIVVGTQYLARVALIGPRSDWPRILLEPQLFILTLSTVCIAAAGYIINDYFDVKIDIINKPERVVIGRYLKRRWAITLHQVLNVVGCLLGLLLSRWVFVVDVLSVSLLWFYSANLKRQPFIGNLVVAFLTALSLIVLAVYYRQRVDLLMVYASFSFIVTLVREIIKDMEDIRGDARYGCRTLPIIWGLRRTKYLLYIIIASFIMTLFLMADSLNNPRLGWIFMLLLIPVAWLVYRLVMADTRRNFAYLSNLCKLIMMMGVLSMVWA, encoded by the coding sequence ATGACCCGACCCATACCCTTTTCCGAATTTGTCAAAGGATTTCTGCGGCTGGTACGGGTGCAGAATCTGCTGATTGTGGTCGGGACGCAGTATCTGGCGCGTGTAGCCCTGATCGGCCCGCGAAGCGACTGGCCGCGCATTTTGCTTGAACCTCAGCTATTTATCTTGACACTATCGACCGTCTGCATTGCGGCGGCGGGCTATATCATCAACGATTACTTCGACGTCAAGATCGACATCATCAATAAGCCGGAGCGAGTCGTGATCGGGCGGTACCTCAAACGCCGCTGGGCCATCACGCTGCATCAGGTGCTGAACGTCGTGGGTTGCTTGCTGGGCCTGTTGCTAAGCCGCTGGGTATTTGTGGTCGACGTACTGTCGGTGTCGCTGCTGTGGTTTTACTCGGCCAACCTCAAGCGGCAGCCGTTCATCGGCAACCTCGTTGTGGCCTTCCTGACGGCCCTATCACTTATCGTGCTGGCAGTCTATTACCGGCAACGTGTCGACTTGCTGATGGTCTACGCCTCGTTCTCGTTTATCGTAACGTTGGTGCGTGAGATCATAAAGGATATGGAAGATATTCGGGGTGATGCCCGCTACGGCTGCCGCACGTTGCCGATCATCTGGGGCCTGCGCCGGACTAAGTACCTACTTTATATTATTATCGCGTCGTTTATCATGACGCTTTTCCTGATGGCCGACTCGCTCAACAACCCGCGCCTCGGCTGGATCTTCATGCTGCTGCTGATTCCGGTGGCCTGGCTGGTATACCGCCTCGTCATGGCCGACACCCGGCGCAACTTCGCTTACCTCAGCAACCTGTGTAAGCTCATCATGATGATGGGCGTGCTGAGCATGGTCTGGGCCTGA
- a CDS encoding MarR family winged helix-turn-helix transcriptional regulator, with protein MRDIRSRSLGRLAWRFKRFVDEFMEPRLHQRGFADFKLSYLRLIANIEENGITNNELARKADVTKQMMSKVVNLLEREGYIFTKRDEQDSRASRIFLSERGFALLFAVSECMEEANDHFSSIIGPERLQSLITDMRDLVDGLDGGRCR; from the coding sequence ATGCGGGACATTCGCAGCCGTTCGCTGGGACGATTGGCGTGGCGTTTCAAGCGGTTTGTGGATGAGTTTATGGAACCCCGCCTGCACCAGCGTGGCTTTGCCGATTTCAAGCTCAGCTACCTGCGTCTGATTGCGAACATTGAGGAAAACGGCATTACCAATAACGAACTCGCCCGCAAAGCCGACGTCACCAAGCAGATGATGAGCAAGGTGGTCAATCTGCTGGAACGCGAAGGGTACATCTTTACCAAACGCGACGAGCAGGACTCCCGCGCCAGCCGTATTTTTTTGAGTGAACGTGGATTTGCGCTGCTCTTTGCCGTTTCAGAATGCATGGAAGAAGCCAATGACCACTTCAGCAGCATTATTGGACCCGAGCGCCTGCAAAGCCTGATTACCGACATGCGCGATCTGGTCGACGGGCTAGATGGTGGCCGGTGCCGTTAG